A window of the Lolium perenne isolate Kyuss_39 chromosome 7, Kyuss_2.0, whole genome shotgun sequence genome harbors these coding sequences:
- the LOC127311764 gene encoding uncharacterized protein — protein MEVTGRGVFPNKPTLPTAPKKRPSPSPQTLLPAAPPPQSPTLPLDSFLLHLTATPAPAPAPVPRRHHHHQHQQNHHATPTPAHSFLSPAAQTLVLELSSTPLPSLPAFLATRRADLLRAADLPSLLKALELSGHWEWALALLRWARADGVAAAADAPALEMVLRALSREGRHGAVCDLLDEMPLPPGSNLDVRSYTTVLHALSREGRYERALALFAELRREGVQPTRVTYNVVLDVYGKMGRSWPRILALLDDMRAAGVHPDGFTASTVIAACGRDGLVDEAAAFFADLKARGHAPCVVTYNSLLQVFGKAGNYTEALRVIKEMEDAGCKPDAVTYNELAGSYARAGFCEEAAKCLETMVDKGLLPNTFTYNTIMTAYGNAGKVDEALALFERMKRSGFVPYVNTYNLIIGMLGKKSRFAAMLETLGEMSRSGCTPNRVTWNTLLAVCGKRGMESYVTRVLKGMKSCGVELCRDTYNTLITAYGRAGSRASAFKMYDEMTAAGFAPCLTTYNALLNVLSRQGDWTAAQSILNKMKNEGFKPNDMSYSLLLQCHAKGGNAAGIEAIEKEVYQGTIFPSWVVLRTLVIANFKCRRLEGIERAFQEVKARGHKPDLVILNSMLSMYAKNGLYSKATEMFDLIKQSGLSPDLITYNSLMDMYAKSNEPWDAEKILMRLKSSNKLKPDVVSYNTVINGFCKQGLIKEAQRVLSEMIADGVAPCVVTYHTLVGGYASTEMFSEAREVVNYMIQRKLRPMELTYRRVVDSYCRAKRYEEARDFLAVVAETDPNADQKMLSTLSARVESAQFSR, from the coding sequence ATGGAGGTCACCGGCCGCGGGGTGTTCCCCAACAAGCCCACCCTCCCGACCGCCCCCAAGAAGCGGCCGTCGCCGTCCCCGCAGACGCTCCTCCCGGCCGCGCCCCCGCCGCAGTCCCCCACGCTCCCGCTCGactccttcctcctccacctcacCGCCACGCCGGCTCCGGCCCCAGCCCCCGTCccacgccgccaccaccaccaccagcaccaGCAGAACCACCACGCCACCCCAACCCCAGCTCActccttcctctcccccgccgcgCAGACCCTCGTACTCGAGCTCTCCTCCACGCCGCTCCCGTCCCTCCCGGCCTTCCTCGCCACCCGCCGCGCCGACCTCCTGCGCGCCGCCGACCTCCCATCCCTCCTCAAGGCGCTCGAGCTCTCCGGCCACTGGGAGTGGGCCCTCGCCCTCCTCCGCTGGGCGCGCGCCGacggcgtcgccgccgccgccgacgcgccCGCGCTCGAGATGGTCCTCCGCGCTCTAAGCCGCGAGGGCCGCCACGGCGCCGTCTGCGACCTGCTCGACGAAATGCCCCTGCCCCCCGGCTCTAACCTCGACGTCCGCTCCTACACCACCGTGCTGCACGCGCTGTCCCGCGAGGGCCGCTACGAGCGCGCGCTGGCGCTCTTCGCCGAGCTGCGGCGCGAGGGCGTGCAGCCCACGCGCGTCACCTACAACGTCGTGCTCGACGTGTACGGCAAGATGGGCCGCTCCTGGCCGCGCATCCTCGCGCTGCTCGACGACATGCGCGCCGCGGGGGTCCACCCCGACGGCTTCACCGCCAGCACCGTCATCGCCGCGTGCGGCCGCGACGGGCTCGTCGACGAGGCCGCCGCCTTCTTCGCCGACCTCAAGGCCCGCGGCCACGCCCCGTGCGTCGTCACCTACAACTCCCTCCTCCAGGTGTTCGGCAAGGCCGGGAACTACACCGAGGCGCTGCGGGTGATCAAGGAGATGGAGGACGCTGGGTGCAAGCCCGACGCCGTCACCTACAACGAGCTCGCGGGGTCGTACGCGAGGGCCGGGTTCTGCGAGGAGGCCGCCAAGTGCCTCGAGACAATGGTCGACAAGGGGTTGCTACCGAACACATTCACCTACAACACGATCATGACGGCGTACGGGAACGCCGGGAAGGTGGACGAGGCGCTCGCGCTGTTCGAGCGGATGAAGAGGAGCGGGTTCGTCCCGTACGTGAACACCTACAACCTCATCATCGGCATGCTGGGGAAGAAGTCGAGGTTCGCCGCGATGCTGGAGACTCTCGGGGAGATGTCGAGGAGCGGGTGCACGCCCAACCGGGTCACGTGGAACACGCTGCTGGCCGTCTGCGGGAAGCGGGGCATGGAGAGCTACGTCACTCGGGTGCTCAAGGGGATGAAGTCCTGCGGGGTTGAGCTGTGCCGGGACACCTACAACACGCTCATCACCGCCTATGGCCGGGCTGGCTCCAGGGCCAGCGCTTTCAAGATGTATGATGAGATGACCGCTGCCGGCTTCGCCCCTTGCCTCACCACCTACAACGCGCTGCTGAACGTGCTGTCTCGGCAAGGGGATTGGACCGCTGCTCAGTCCATCCTAAACAAGATGAAGAACGAGGGATTCAAGCCAAATGATATGTCGTACTCATTATTGCTCCAATGCCATGCCAAGGGGGGCAATGCCGCAGGGATAGAGGCCATCGAGAAAGAGGTTTACCAGGGCACAATCTTCCCGAGCTGGGTTGTTCTGAGGACCcttgtcatcgccaacttcaagtGCCGGCGGTTGGAGGGAATCGAGAGGGCGTTTCAAGAGGTGAAGGCGCGGGGTCACAAGCCGGACCTCGTCATTCTCAACTCCATGCTCTCTATGTACGCGAAGAACGGGCTGTACAGCAAGGCGACTGAGATGTTCGACTTGATCAAGCAGAGCGGGCTGAGCCCTGACCTCATCACCTACAACAGCCTGATGGACATGTACGCGAAGAGCAACGAACCATGGGATGCCGAGAAGATACTGATGCGGCTCAAGAGCTCCAACAAGCTGAAGCCTGACGTGGTGTCTTACAACACCGTCATAAATGGGTTCTGCAAGCAAGGGCTGATCAAGGAGGCCCAGAGGGTCCTGTCGGAGATGATCGCGGACGGCGTGGCCCCCTGTGTGGTGACCTATCACACACTTGTTGGAGGGTACGCGAGCACAGAAATGTTCAGCGAGGCCAGAGAGGTCGTCAACTACATGATCCAGCGCAAGCTGAGGCCCATGGAGCTGACCTACAGGAGAGTGGTTGACAGCTACTGCAGAGCCAAGCGTTACGAGGAGGCTCGCGACTTCCTGGCTGTGGTCGCGGAAACCGACCCGAATGCGGATCAGAAAATGTTGAGCACACTCTCGGCCCGTGTGGAGAGTGCCCAATTCAGTAGATAA
- the LOC127311763 gene encoding uncharacterized protein isoform X2: MESPAAGGDPRPSPSGGASPPPPPPPPPPSGWLAGLVSGAGRLLASVLGPDSSPTCSGSTASGRSASSSPTSARHTPARGGGSGLDDSMRFASKNNQLNQSEGYAGASLALISEIEPKDVIMQLLMQETFSRSECAMLIKIIQERVVDPDSPGVIDGYIPLPISWKAEKQPNLGYSSFSPNVSSPSPSTFPIHRHGFDSNAAADAVPTRTPASRGLFNHYDDNIESTKKRSYSVVRDTPEDLRRVRTKIDGNPINITKFKQVDVVRHRPGGDHKNNEPTFFKSGPIEDPKHGFPLKVKHLNDLIPFERKMMDLSHENHKDAACDDSGSVSKLMFKEDIEATPSLQMGLQLQNGSKNRRRKQSNSPRTTTKISEPPAMGTRNQANSPRTTPKLSEPPAMGTRNQANSPRTIPKLSEPPAMGTRSKISDSTVKVEIDLLEQIMPLSSDKQDPDYLPEKKPVGRTKKGK; encoded by the exons ATGGAGTCGCCCGCCGCGGGCGGCGACCCGCGCCCGTCGCCGTCCGGAGGcgcctccccgccgccgccgccacctcctcccCCGCCGAGCGGGTGGCTCGCGGGCCTCGTCTCCGGCGCGGGCCGCCTCCTCGCGTCCGTGCTCGGCCCCGACTCCTCCCCGACCTGCTCCGGCTCCACCGCCTCGGGccggtccgcctcctcctccccgaCCTCCGCCCGCCACACCCCCGCGCGCGGCGGCGGTTCCG GTCTTGATGATTCCATGCGCTTTGCATCGAAAAATAACCAGTTAAACCAG AGTGAAGGCTATGCCGGGGCATCCCTCGCACTTATCTCAGAAATTGAGCCGAAAGATGTCATAATGCAGCTTCTTATGCAGGAAACCTTTTCAAG GTCTGAGTGCGCTATGCTAATCAAGATAATTCAAGAGCGGGTTGTGGATCCAGATTCACCTGGAGTTATTGATGGCTATATTCCTCTTCCGATTAGCTGGAAGGCTGAGAAACAGCCAAACCTTGGATATTCTTCATTTAGCCCAAATGTGTCCTCACCTTCACCGTCAACTTTTCCAATCCATCGTCATGGTTTTGATAGTAATGCTGCTGCAGACGCAGTTCCGACAAGAACTCCTGCCAGTCGTGGCCTTTTCAACCATTATGATGACAACATTGAGTCT ACTAAAAAACGAAGTTACTCTGTCGTGCGGGATACTCCCGAGGACCTTCGAAGAGTCAGGACAAAGATTGATGGAAATCCGATAAACATCACAAAATTTAAGCAAGTTGATGTTGTTAGACATCGGCCAG GTGGTGACCATAAAAACAATGAGCCCACATTCTTCAAATCAGGTCCCATTGAG GATCCGAAGCATGGCTTTCCTTTGAAGGTGAAACATTTGAATGACCTTATTCCTTTTGAGAGAAAGATGATGGACTTATCACACGAAAATCATAAGG ATGCTGCATGTGATGATTCAGGTTCTGTTTCAAAATTAATGTTCAAGGAGGATATTGAGGCCACGCCTAG CTTACAAATGGGCTTGCAGCTACAAAATGGTTCGAAGAACCGAAGAAGAAAGCAGTCCAACTCCCCAAGGACAACTACAAAAATTTCAGAGCCGCCTGCCATGGGCACACGGAATCAAGCCAACTCCCCAAGGACGACTCCAAAACTTTCAGAGCCACCTGCCATGGGCACTCGGAATCAAGCCAACTCCCCAAGGACGATTCCAAAACTCTCAGAGCCACCTGCCATGGGCACACGTAGCAAAATCAGCGACAGCACGGTCAAAGTAGAGATCGACTTGCTAGAGCAAATCATGCCGTTATCGAGTGACAAGCAAGATCCAGACTATCTTCCGGAGAAGAAACCTGTTGGGAGGACGAAGAAGGGGAAGTGA
- the LOC127311763 gene encoding uncharacterized protein isoform X1 has translation MESPAAGGDPRPSPSGGASPPPPPPPPPPSGWLAGLVSGAGRLLASVLGPDSSPTCSGSTASGRSASSSPTSARHTPARGGGSGLDDSMRFASKNNQLNQSEGYAGASLALISEIEPKDVIMQLLMQETFSRSECAMLIKIIQERVVDPDSPGVIDGYIPLPISWKAEKQPNLGYSSFSPNVSSPSPSTFPIHRHGFDSNAAADAVPTRTPASRGLFNHYDDNIESTKKRSYSVVRDTPEDLRRVRTKIDGNPINITKFKQVDVVRHRPAGGDHKNNEPTFFKSGPIEDPKHGFPLKVKHLNDLIPFERKMMDLSHENHKDAACDDSGSVSKLMFKEDIEATPSLQMGLQLQNGSKNRRRKQSNSPRTTTKISEPPAMGTRNQANSPRTTPKLSEPPAMGTRNQANSPRTIPKLSEPPAMGTRSKISDSTVKVEIDLLEQIMPLSSDKQDPDYLPEKKPVGRTKKGK, from the exons ATGGAGTCGCCCGCCGCGGGCGGCGACCCGCGCCCGTCGCCGTCCGGAGGcgcctccccgccgccgccgccacctcctcccCCGCCGAGCGGGTGGCTCGCGGGCCTCGTCTCCGGCGCGGGCCGCCTCCTCGCGTCCGTGCTCGGCCCCGACTCCTCCCCGACCTGCTCCGGCTCCACCGCCTCGGGccggtccgcctcctcctccccgaCCTCCGCCCGCCACACCCCCGCGCGCGGCGGCGGTTCCG GTCTTGATGATTCCATGCGCTTTGCATCGAAAAATAACCAGTTAAACCAG AGTGAAGGCTATGCCGGGGCATCCCTCGCACTTATCTCAGAAATTGAGCCGAAAGATGTCATAATGCAGCTTCTTATGCAGGAAACCTTTTCAAG GTCTGAGTGCGCTATGCTAATCAAGATAATTCAAGAGCGGGTTGTGGATCCAGATTCACCTGGAGTTATTGATGGCTATATTCCTCTTCCGATTAGCTGGAAGGCTGAGAAACAGCCAAACCTTGGATATTCTTCATTTAGCCCAAATGTGTCCTCACCTTCACCGTCAACTTTTCCAATCCATCGTCATGGTTTTGATAGTAATGCTGCTGCAGACGCAGTTCCGACAAGAACTCCTGCCAGTCGTGGCCTTTTCAACCATTATGATGACAACATTGAGTCT ACTAAAAAACGAAGTTACTCTGTCGTGCGGGATACTCCCGAGGACCTTCGAAGAGTCAGGACAAAGATTGATGGAAATCCGATAAACATCACAAAATTTAAGCAAGTTGATGTTGTTAGACATCGGCCAG CAGGTGGTGACCATAAAAACAATGAGCCCACATTCTTCAAATCAGGTCCCATTGAG GATCCGAAGCATGGCTTTCCTTTGAAGGTGAAACATTTGAATGACCTTATTCCTTTTGAGAGAAAGATGATGGACTTATCACACGAAAATCATAAGG ATGCTGCATGTGATGATTCAGGTTCTGTTTCAAAATTAATGTTCAAGGAGGATATTGAGGCCACGCCTAG CTTACAAATGGGCTTGCAGCTACAAAATGGTTCGAAGAACCGAAGAAGAAAGCAGTCCAACTCCCCAAGGACAACTACAAAAATTTCAGAGCCGCCTGCCATGGGCACACGGAATCAAGCCAACTCCCCAAGGACGACTCCAAAACTTTCAGAGCCACCTGCCATGGGCACTCGGAATCAAGCCAACTCCCCAAGGACGATTCCAAAACTCTCAGAGCCACCTGCCATGGGCACACGTAGCAAAATCAGCGACAGCACGGTCAAAGTAGAGATCGACTTGCTAGAGCAAATCATGCCGTTATCGAGTGACAAGCAAGATCCAGACTATCTTCCGGAGAAGAAACCTGTTGGGAGGACGAAGAAGGGGAAGTGA